In Aegilops tauschii subsp. strangulata cultivar AL8/78 chromosome 3, Aet v6.0, whole genome shotgun sequence, one genomic interval encodes:
- the LOC141042923 gene encoding uncharacterized protein, giving the protein MVSWSDDDSSENSHQYADSASDEGIIKIPETIDDSDFEGTEPDVLCNEHSLPAERHVAFQGIHTGRRFFACAVKEGRNCGLVEWVDPFWPATMENALTKLWDKYEECRRSKIEDNLESSFVVHNLTQQKIKLHASYERLVEDVNGLLDAQEQRAQMERGKMQNKPDESKLQEKYDMLKNLTVAQANVIRNMKLKLAEEKIKLQAHIDELEKVAEQTKLKLNGIKAILDE; this is encoded by the exons ATGGTTTCCTGGTCTGATGACGACAGCAGCGAGAACTCTCACCAGTACGCCGACTCAGCTTCAGACGAGGGCATCATCAAG ATCCCTGAGACCATCGATGACTCCGATTTCGAGGGCACTGAACCTGATGTTTTGTGCAATGAACACTCCCTGCCAGCAGAGAGGCATGTTGCTTTCCAGGGCATCCATACTGGCAGGAGGTTCTTTGCTTGTGCTGTGAAG GAGGGAAGAAACTGTGGGCTAGTTGAATGGGTTGATCCATTTTGGCCAGCTACAATGGAGAATGCATTGACCAAGTTGTGGGATAAGTATGAAGAGTGCAGGAGGAGCAAGATTGAGGACAATCTGGAAAGCTCATTTGTTGTTCACAATCTGACACAACAGAAGATCAAGCTGCATGCAAGTTATGAGAGATTGGTTGAAGATGTCAACGGCCTTTTGGATGCCCAGGAGCAGAGGGCTCAGATGGAGAGAGGTAAGATGCAGAACAAACCTGATGAGAGCAAGCTGCAGGAGAAGTATGACATGCTCAAGAACCTGACAGTTGCTCAAGCCAATGTCATTAGGAACATGAAGTTGAAGCTTGCTGAAGAGAAGATTAAGTTGCAGGCCCACATTGATGAGCTTGAGAAGGTTGCCGAGCAGACCAAGCTGAAGCTGAATGGGATCAAAGCCATCTTAGATGAATGA